Proteins from a genomic interval of Gemmatimonadaceae bacterium:
- a CDS encoding glycoside hydrolase family 15 protein, protein MTLRDLALLGNGNIGALVDGRGRIGWCCFPRFDGDPAFCSLLRSDRTGSADFGHFSIEVENAQRTEQEYVRNTPVLCTRVFDATGGSVEITDFAPRYRQYGRVFAPMMLIRQLRPLSGNPRIRVLLRPASSYGRAPMTLKRGSNHVAYAGDGVTLRLTSNVPTTAIVEETAFFLDGPASLMLGPDETVNESVVELGRHMLEETIAYWREWVRALAIPFEWQDAVIRAAIALKLNVFEDTGAIIAAMTTSVPEAPRTGRNWDYRYCWLRDAYFVVNALNRLGATRIMERYLAFTLNIIAGVSDRRLKPLYTLTGGPVPDEVELESLDGYLGMGPVRVGNQAYHQIQHDVYGSAILAAPHVFFDERLEKRGDAELFSRLEVLGESAAELFDKPDAGIWELRGVRRVHTFSSVMCWAGCDRLARIATHVGLGSRADHWRSTADRMRETILERAWSSERNSFTGTLDGGSLDASLLRLNDVGFIAADDPRFLGTISAIETSLRRGTFIYRYAEEDDFGAPQTAFLVCTFWYINALAATGRKSEARELFENILACRNAHGLLAEDIDPMNLEQWGNFVQTYSMVGIIDSAARLSKRWEDVY, encoded by the coding sequence ATGACCCTCCGGGATCTGGCGTTGCTTGGCAATGGCAACATTGGCGCTCTGGTGGACGGCCGTGGCCGCATTGGGTGGTGTTGTTTTCCGCGGTTTGATGGAGATCCCGCTTTTTGCTCGCTTCTCCGCAGCGACCGCACAGGCAGCGCTGACTTCGGGCATTTCTCCATCGAAGTCGAGAACGCTCAGCGAACGGAGCAGGAATACGTTCGGAACACTCCCGTCCTCTGCACGCGCGTGTTCGATGCGACCGGCGGATCGGTGGAGATCACCGACTTTGCGCCGCGGTACAGGCAGTACGGCCGCGTGTTCGCGCCCATGATGCTGATCCGTCAGCTGAGGCCGCTTTCGGGAAACCCGCGTATCCGAGTTCTGTTGCGGCCGGCGAGCAGTTACGGGCGCGCGCCCATGACGTTGAAACGCGGGAGCAATCACGTCGCTTATGCCGGCGACGGCGTAACGCTTCGTCTCACGAGCAACGTTCCGACGACCGCAATCGTCGAGGAAACGGCATTCTTTCTGGATGGGCCGGCAAGCCTGATGCTGGGGCCCGACGAGACGGTCAATGAGAGCGTCGTCGAGCTTGGGCGTCACATGCTCGAGGAGACAATCGCGTACTGGCGCGAATGGGTGCGCGCTCTGGCTATTCCGTTCGAGTGGCAGGACGCGGTCATCCGCGCGGCGATCGCGCTCAAGCTCAATGTTTTCGAGGATACCGGTGCGATCATCGCCGCCATGACGACCTCGGTGCCTGAGGCTCCACGCACCGGGCGTAACTGGGATTACAGATACTGCTGGCTTCGCGACGCATACTTTGTCGTCAATGCTCTGAACCGGCTCGGCGCAACACGAATAATGGAGCGGTACCTCGCGTTCACGCTGAACATTATCGCCGGCGTGAGTGACCGCCGACTCAAGCCGCTCTACACACTCACCGGCGGTCCGGTGCCGGACGAAGTGGAGCTCGAGTCGCTCGACGGTTATCTGGGCATGGGTCCGGTGCGGGTTGGAAACCAGGCGTACCACCAGATTCAACACGACGTTTACGGGTCGGCAATTCTTGCCGCACCACACGTTTTCTTCGACGAGCGTCTGGAAAAGAGGGGCGACGCCGAGCTTTTCTCGCGCCTCGAAGTGCTCGGCGAGAGTGCAGCTGAGCTTTTCGATAAACCCGACGCGGGTATCTGGGAGCTGAGAGGTGTCCGGCGCGTTCACACGTTTTCCAGCGTGATGTGCTGGGCTGGGTGCGACCGACTGGCGCGCATAGCCACGCACGTCGGACTCGGTTCTCGCGCGGACCACTGGCGGTCGACCGCGGATCGGATGCGCGAGACGATTCTCGAGCGGGCCTGGAGCTCCGAACGCAACTCCTTCACCGGAACGCTGGACGGCGGTTCGCTGGACGCCAGTCTGCTGCGGCTCAATGACGTCGGGTTCATCGCTGCGGACGATCCACGATTCCTCGGGACGATCTCGGCGATCGAGACCAGTCTGCGACGCGGGACCTTTATTTACCGCTATGCGGAGGAGGACGATTTCGGAGCTCCGCAGACTGCTTTTCTCGTCTGCACCTTCTGGTACATCAACGCGCTTGCGGCCACCGGCAGGAAGAGCGAAGCTCGTGAGCTGTTCGAGAATATTCTCGCCTGCCGAAATGCGCACGGTCTGCTCGCGGAGGACATCGATCCGATGAATCTCGAGCAATGGGGGAACTTCGTGCAGACTTACAGCATGGTTGGGATCATCGATTCAGCGGCGCGGCTGTCGAAGCGATGGGAGGATGTGTATTAG
- a CDS encoding ATP-binding protein produces MTHSKEEAPITQRGDRREPARRWMSHMIVATGVLLFALVIVPLWLRERTQHLRERVADVALPARTALLEVQNAFASELAAIRGFELTGDEAFLDDFRTGLKKDQQASQRLRVLAGQLSSEAASAVAELEARKEAWLAEPREAEAGRRSREQLIKSLVDGERRVDGVLVAADRANAAVVRAEGALRRRVMSDERLATVVVLFLALSALAVATVVATLVRRLNIAATEAGEAVRYRDQMLRVVSHDLKNPLQTIGMVADLLATTPLQEHDRRRHFAIISRTVERMNRLIHDLLDAARVQSGHSLPINRALVTPDAIFAEASELLDPQARAKNVKLTWDVDSAIEPLSADRDRLLQVFSNLVGNALKFTPEGGRVDVSAKPDSARRVMFEVKDTGPGIAAEDLPRLFEPFWQAHDGASLGTGLGLSIVRGIVEAHGGKIHVESKPGEGSSFTFAIPTV; encoded by the coding sequence GTGACGCACTCGAAAGAAGAAGCGCCGATCACCCAACGCGGCGACCGCCGCGAACCCGCGCGGCGGTGGATGAGTCACATGATCGTCGCTACCGGAGTGCTTCTCTTTGCTCTCGTCATCGTCCCTCTCTGGCTGCGCGAGCGAACCCAGCACCTGCGCGAGCGAGTCGCTGACGTCGCACTCCCCGCACGCACCGCCTTGCTTGAGGTTCAGAACGCCTTTGCGTCAGAGCTGGCCGCAATACGCGGATTCGAGCTGACAGGCGACGAAGCGTTTCTCGATGATTTTCGCACGGGCTTGAAGAAGGATCAACAGGCATCCCAGCGGCTGCGCGTGCTCGCTGGACAGCTCAGCTCGGAAGCGGCTTCAGCTGTCGCAGAACTCGAGGCGCGGAAGGAGGCGTGGCTGGCCGAGCCGCGCGAAGCGGAAGCCGGGCGACGGTCACGGGAGCAGCTCATTAAGTCGCTCGTGGACGGGGAGCGGCGCGTGGATGGAGTGCTCGTCGCCGCCGACCGGGCCAATGCGGCTGTCGTTCGCGCGGAGGGAGCACTCCGGAGGCGCGTCATGAGCGACGAGCGTCTGGCAACAGTAGTCGTGTTGTTCCTCGCTTTGTCTGCCCTCGCGGTCGCGACTGTAGTTGCGACGCTCGTCCGCCGCCTGAACATCGCCGCCACAGAAGCCGGAGAAGCCGTGCGATACCGCGATCAGATGCTCCGCGTCGTCTCGCACGATCTCAAGAACCCTCTGCAGACGATCGGCATGGTCGCCGATCTGTTGGCAACCACTCCTTTGCAGGAACACGACCGCCGACGCCATTTTGCGATCATATCGCGCACCGTCGAACGGATGAACCGATTGATTCACGATCTGCTTGACGCCGCGCGAGTCCAGTCGGGCCACTCGCTGCCAATCAACCGTGCGCTCGTCACGCCTGATGCAATATTCGCGGAAGCCTCCGAGCTTCTCGATCCGCAGGCACGCGCCAAAAACGTCAAGCTCACCTGGGACGTGGATAGCGCGATCGAGCCGCTGTCGGCGGATCGCGATCGTCTGCTGCAGGTTTTCTCAAACCTTGTCGGCAATGCGTTGAAGTTCACGCCCGAGGGTGGTCGAGTCGATGTCTCCGCAAAACCCGATAGCGCCCGGCGCGTGATGTTCGAGGTAAAGGACACGGGCCCGGGAATCGCGGCCGAAGATCTTCCGCGCCTCTTCGAGCCTTTCTGGCAGGCACACGACGGTGCGAGTCTGGGAACCGGCCTGGGCTTGTCGATTGTTCGAGGAATCGTCGAGGCACACGGTGGAAAGATCCATGTCGAGAGCAAGCCGGGCGAGGGATCGTCATTCACCTTCGCGATTCCGACCGTGTAG
- a CDS encoding MATE family efflux transporter, with the protein MTDVTAPAEIEIPSAPPVAPAQATRRYDRSIVEGPLRSAVWKIAWPSMLTNIIGGVQGIVDQVLVGHLVGFTGNAAIGVASQIFIVVIVFLMSLFTGMSVLVARFAGAGDEDKVDRVVYQAFITAIGIAVLIMAPIGYFLAPSLLDFVNAAPAVKAEALPFLRIMLMFSSGMLVFFMLGGALRSAGDARTPMVLGIALTVLNIVFNVILISGLGPIPAFRTAGAAMGTCLASGLLAIYSLVKLIKGGWVVSFPRRGSGALAPDWTIIRSLFRFGLPTGFQGIAMNVGGVLMLAFIGSVAQSAAAQAAFSVSYSQLFSLITWTSVGLMGAAAAVAGQNLGAGKPDRAEEAVHVAARIGVVGAAFVGTFFLFFPRQLLAVFGMNEPAVVEIGTQLLRVLSVSGLFIAVAITYTGGLQGTGDTKSPLYISIVSQIVVPLGICFVIQQTGTLQPLHIWIAILIGHATRCLLSVLRFNQGKWRGIAVDIAPRTEQAPRA; encoded by the coding sequence GTGACGGACGTCACTGCGCCTGCCGAGATCGAGATTCCGTCGGCGCCACCGGTAGCGCCCGCACAAGCCACGCGGCGGTACGACCGATCCATCGTTGAGGGCCCGCTGCGCTCCGCGGTATGGAAAATCGCCTGGCCGTCCATGCTCACGAACATCATCGGCGGCGTTCAGGGCATCGTTGATCAGGTACTGGTCGGCCACCTGGTTGGATTCACTGGCAACGCCGCCATCGGTGTGGCATCGCAGATCTTCATTGTCGTTATCGTCTTCCTCATGTCGCTTTTCACCGGCATGAGCGTGCTCGTCGCGCGCTTTGCTGGGGCGGGAGACGAGGACAAAGTCGATCGCGTGGTCTATCAGGCCTTCATCACGGCGATCGGCATTGCGGTGCTGATCATGGCGCCAATTGGCTATTTCCTCGCGCCGTCGCTTCTCGATTTCGTCAACGCTGCGCCGGCAGTGAAGGCGGAAGCGCTGCCGTTCCTGCGCATCATGCTCATGTTCTCGAGCGGCATGCTCGTCTTTTTCATGCTCGGCGGCGCGCTTCGGTCAGCCGGGGACGCGCGAACGCCGATGGTCCTTGGCATTGCTCTCACCGTTTTGAACATCGTGTTCAACGTGATCCTGATTAGCGGCCTCGGTCCGATTCCGGCCTTCCGCACCGCGGGCGCCGCGATGGGAACCTGCCTCGCGTCCGGACTCCTGGCGATCTACTCCCTAGTGAAACTGATCAAGGGCGGCTGGGTCGTTTCGTTTCCCAGGAGAGGGAGCGGCGCGCTGGCGCCGGATTGGACGATCATCAGGTCACTCTTCCGGTTCGGCCTGCCAACCGGCTTTCAGGGAATCGCGATGAACGTGGGCGGTGTCCTCATGCTTGCGTTCATCGGATCAGTCGCGCAGAGCGCCGCCGCGCAGGCTGCATTCTCGGTGTCGTATTCTCAGCTGTTCTCACTGATCACCTGGACTTCCGTCGGACTCATGGGAGCCGCAGCCGCTGTTGCCGGGCAGAACCTCGGCGCAGGCAAGCCCGATCGCGCAGAAGAGGCCGTACACGTTGCGGCGCGCATCGGAGTCGTCGGAGCAGCGTTCGTCGGAACCTTCTTTCTCTTCTTCCCGCGACAGCTGCTTGCGGTTTTCGGCATGAACGAGCCCGCGGTAGTCGAGATCGGTACACAGCTTCTGCGCGTCCTCAGCGTGTCCGGCCTGTTCATCGCCGTCGCGATTACGTACACGGGGGGATTGCAAGGGACAGGGGACACGAAGAGTCCGCTCTATATCTCGATCGTTTCCCAGATCGTCGTACCCCTCGGCATCTGCTTCGTGATCCAGCAGACCGGGACCCTCCAGCCCCTTCATATCTGGATTGCAATTCTGATCGGCCACGCGACACGGTGCCTGCTGAGCGTTCTGCGGTTCAACCAGGGTAAATGGCGCGGCATCGCGGTGGACATTGCGCCGCGGACAGAGCAGGCGCCACGCGCATAA
- a CDS encoding OmpA family protein produces MRRLVRSLLILGLAAPLSTLASQSVAASTDGSLGGTREVGLLVVGRVLSTEYSVSDGRSAIGGAASFASHINRFLAVQGALGVAYSSQEATYYKPPLFAFTPILSLILQMSTANDFQPYALVGAGYEFIRYTHSRCDCEQSRSLGIGNIGGGIRKMIRGRQAFKIEASSQIGSGGPAFSIGMGASFFVGGSPGLVRKTDPRPPTVIRPDPQVIPPQRTTPVQTTPRPQPAPPPAARVIPPAAPPAAPVAPARNLAGTVLLTIDGTQVDFNRPAWRTDAEPLLDGLAVDLVSDEGERIKINIEAHTDNIGSQAGNVTLGLDRAKAVREFLINQGINADRITVSSLGGSVPVAANNTALGRQRNRRIVIRRTN; encoded by the coding sequence ATGCGTCGCCTGGTCCGTTCGCTGCTCATTCTCGGTCTGGCAGCTCCACTAAGTACGCTCGCCTCTCAGTCGGTTGCCGCGAGCACCGACGGGAGTCTCGGTGGAACGCGAGAGGTTGGATTGCTCGTCGTGGGCCGCGTTCTCTCCACCGAGTACAGCGTGAGTGACGGCCGCTCGGCTATCGGCGGTGCGGCCTCCTTCGCGAGCCACATCAATCGGTTCCTCGCCGTACAGGGAGCGTTGGGTGTCGCTTACAGCAGTCAGGAAGCGACCTACTACAAGCCGCCACTCTTCGCTTTCACCCCGATACTTTCACTCATTCTTCAGATGTCCACCGCCAACGATTTCCAGCCTTACGCGCTGGTCGGGGCGGGCTACGAGTTCATCAGGTACACGCATTCCCGCTGCGATTGTGAGCAGAGCAGGAGTCTCGGAATTGGAAACATTGGCGGCGGGATTCGGAAGATGATCCGCGGCCGGCAGGCCTTCAAAATCGAGGCGTCCAGTCAGATCGGATCGGGAGGTCCCGCGTTCAGCATCGGAATGGGTGCATCGTTCTTCGTGGGCGGATCTCCGGGCCTCGTCCGGAAAACCGACCCTCGTCCGCCGACCGTCATCCGTCCCGACCCCCAGGTCATTCCTCCGCAGCGCACAACACCGGTGCAGACTACGCCCAGGCCACAGCCGGCGCCTCCGCCGGCGGCAAGGGTAATTCCTCCCGCTGCTCCGCCCGCCGCGCCCGTCGCGCCCGCGCGCAATCTCGCCGGCACGGTCCTCCTCACAATCGACGGCACTCAGGTCGACTTCAACAGACCGGCGTGGCGGACTGACGCTGAGCCGCTCCTCGACGGACTCGCGGTGGATCTCGTCTCTGACGAAGGCGAGAGAATCAAGATCAACATCGAGGCGCACACCGACAACATCGGCTCGCAGGCAGGTAACGTCACGCTCGGTCTCGACCGCGCGAAGGCGGTGCGCGAATTCCTGATCAACCAGGGCATAAACGCCGACCGAATTACCGTCTCGAGCCTCGGCGGCAGCGTTCCGGTCGCCGCGAACAATACAGCACTCGGCAGACAGCGAAACCGTCGCATCGTAATCCGGAGAACCAACTAG
- a CDS encoding Ig-like domain-containing protein: MKNSVLFAFAFSATSLAIAGCAELTGPESPETPINVTATVLAGGTSVRIDWQPSPQSDGVISYNVLRNGTKVGETTGTTFTDTGLAEVATYEYSVSANCTSGELSEPSPVTAASTVTTLDLTPPRVINNQPPNNFNGVSPGATATATFSEPMDPATINTTTFTLRVTGTGAAIPGTVTYNATTRLAEFKPASPMPSSTNVTATVTTGAKDARGNGLTANFIWAFTIADVAAPTVIATTPTNGAAGVSPTAPNITVTFSEPMDPNTINSGSFTLRVTGGADVPGTVVYNPATRVATFTPNAPLTSGTSYTATVAATVRDVAGNSLGTAVQFSFTTGDIDAPRLVQTAPANLATGVATNAVVTARFSEPMDVNTINTTTFTLRVSGTNAPVAGSVGYNAATNTATFTPTAPLSPSTGYIAAVTTGARDVAGNALAPSVVPNPWTFTTTDNVPPTVTAVSPTNGATGVATNTAVNITFSEAMDANTINGATITLRNPSTSALVAGVVTTVGTTGARFTPSVALAAGTTYSLTVTTGVSDVAGNAMAAPFTSGFTTAPAIDNTAPTVTGVSPANGATGVATNTVVNITFSEAMDAGTITGATISLRNTATSAAVAGAVSLIGTNVARFTPNVALAAGTGYTVTATTGVRDVAGNAMASQFTSTFTTVAAPDNTAPTVISVSPASGANAPPNTKVYVTFSEPMDATTITGTTFTLRVTSPSAAVAGTVSYNAGMNMAIFTPTSPLAASTGYTVTVTTAVEDVAGNPLASQFTSTFTTTAGADATAPTVTAVTPANLSTGQTVNSHVQITFSEGMDPTTITGTTFTVRVTATSALVTGTVSYTPASNVATFTPTGGLTPNTNYTVTVTTGVRDLAQNAMAAQFTSTFTTAP, encoded by the coding sequence ATGAAGAATAGTGTTTTGTTCGCGTTCGCCTTTTCAGCAACGTCGCTGGCGATTGCGGGCTGCGCCGAGCTGACGGGGCCGGAGTCGCCGGAGACGCCGATCAACGTGACGGCGACGGTGCTGGCCGGCGGCACGTCGGTACGCATCGACTGGCAGCCAAGTCCGCAAAGCGACGGCGTCATCAGCTATAACGTCCTTCGAAACGGGACGAAAGTCGGTGAAACGACGGGGACGACTTTCACGGATACCGGCCTCGCTGAAGTGGCGACGTACGAGTACTCGGTGTCGGCGAACTGCACGTCGGGTGAATTGTCCGAGCCATCGCCGGTAACCGCTGCCTCGACTGTCACGACACTCGATCTTACGCCGCCCCGGGTGATCAACAACCAGCCTCCAAACAATTTCAACGGCGTTTCCCCAGGGGCGACTGCAACGGCAACGTTCAGTGAACCGATGGATCCCGCGACGATCAATACCACGACCTTCACATTGCGGGTTACCGGAACGGGCGCAGCGATTCCGGGGACGGTTACATACAACGCCACAACGCGGCTTGCGGAGTTCAAGCCGGCAAGCCCAATGCCGAGCTCGACCAACGTTACAGCGACTGTTACGACCGGGGCCAAGGACGCTCGCGGCAACGGCCTCACGGCGAATTTCATCTGGGCGTTCACCATCGCGGACGTAGCAGCGCCGACGGTGATCGCCACGACTCCGACGAATGGCGCCGCAGGCGTCTCGCCAACTGCGCCAAACATCACCGTCACGTTCAGTGAGCCGATGGATCCCAACACCATCAACTCGGGCTCGTTCACGCTCCGTGTGACGGGCGGAGCGGATGTGCCGGGTACGGTTGTCTACAATCCGGCAACGCGAGTCGCGACGTTCACGCCGAACGCGCCGCTTACGTCAGGAACGAGCTACACGGCTACAGTCGCTGCAACCGTGCGGGACGTGGCGGGCAATTCACTTGGAACTGCCGTTCAGTTCTCATTCACGACCGGCGATATCGATGCTCCACGTTTGGTCCAGACTGCGCCCGCCAACCTGGCGACCGGGGTGGCGACCAATGCCGTTGTTACTGCGCGGTTCAGCGAACCGATGGACGTGAATACGATCAACACGACGACGTTCACGCTCAGGGTGTCCGGGACGAACGCGCCGGTGGCGGGTAGTGTTGGATACAATGCCGCCACGAACACAGCAACGTTCACTCCGACTGCCCCTCTGTCGCCGAGCACGGGCTACATCGCAGCGGTCACAACGGGGGCAAGGGACGTAGCGGGCAATGCGCTTGCGCCCAGCGTGGTCCCAAACCCGTGGACGTTCACGACTACGGACAACGTTCCGCCGACCGTGACCGCTGTGTCTCCGACAAACGGCGCGACCGGTGTCGCCACGAATACAGCGGTAAACATCACCTTCAGCGAGGCGATGGACGCAAATACCATCAACGGAGCGACAATCACGCTGAGGAACCCGAGCACGAGCGCGCTGGTTGCCGGGGTTGTTACCACCGTTGGCACTACCGGGGCGAGGTTTACCCCGAGCGTGGCCCTCGCTGCGGGGACGACTTACAGCCTCACGGTAACGACGGGGGTGAGTGACGTCGCAGGTAACGCGATGGCTGCGCCGTTCACGTCAGGCTTCACGACGGCACCAGCGATTGACAATACAGCACCGACAGTCACGGGCGTATCGCCGGCCAATGGCGCGACGGGTGTCGCCACGAATACAGTGGTGAATATCACCTTCAGCGAAGCGATGGATGCAGGCACCATCACCGGAGCTACAATCTCGCTGAGGAACACGGCAACGAGCGCAGCTGTGGCCGGGGCTGTGAGTCTGATCGGGACGAATGTGGCGAGGTTTACCCCGAACGTGGCGCTCGCTGCGGGGACGGGCTACACCGTTACGGCGACAACCGGAGTGAGGGACGTCGCAGGCAACGCGATGGCTTCGCAGTTCACGTCTACTTTCACCACGGTGGCGGCACCTGATAACACGGCTCCAACGGTCATTTCTGTGTCGCCGGCAAGCGGCGCGAATGCGCCGCCGAATACAAAGGTGTACGTCACGTTCAGTGAGCCGATGGACGCCACCACGATCACCGGCACGACCTTCACTCTCAGGGTTACGTCGCCGTCGGCGGCCGTCGCCGGGACGGTGAGTTATAACGCTGGAATGAACATGGCGATCTTCACGCCGACATCGCCGCTGGCCGCCAGCACCGGCTACACGGTCACGGTGACGACGGCTGTCGAGGACGTTGCCGGCAACCCGCTGGCGTCGCAGTTCACCTCGACCTTCACGACGACCGCCGGTGCCGATGCGACGGCTCCGACGGTGACTGCTGTCACACCCGCGAACCTGTCAACCGGTCAAACCGTGAACTCGCATGTCCAGATTACGTTCAGCGAGGGAATGGATCCGACGACGATCACGGGGACGACGTTCACCGTGAGAGTCACCGCGACGAGCGCTCTTGTGACTGGAACCGTCAGCTACACCCCCGCCAGCAATGTTGCGACCTTTACGCCAACGGGAGGTCTGACGCCGAACACGAACTACACGGTCACTGTAACGACCGGAGTGAGAGATCTGGCGCAGAACGCGATGGCGGCACAATTCACGTCGACGTTCACGACGGCACCATAG